The sequence ATTGGTAAAACCTTTATCGTCTATATAAACAATCTCAGACTCCTCTCACTCGCACCAATCCgcattctctctctttctatcttTTAAATTGTCTCTGAAGAAACAATGGCTATTTCCGATGATCTTCCTCCTCAACTTACGAAAGATGTCAAGAGACGAAGCAGAAAAAGAAGAACCGTGAAAAGTAAAGACCTTGAAGTACTGATCAGCGTCGCTACAAGGGCCGCTCATATCGCAAGAGACAAAGGGTTTCACGTCGTCTCTCCTGAAGCCATACGATGCGTCGAAGTTCTCAGAATGATGCGAAGCTTGCCGTTGACTCCTCGGGTTATCGTCAAAACAGATGCCTTGCGCTCTCTTCGATTCCTCGCCACTAACGGTAACCCTAAAATCAGATCAGAGTCGAAGTCCCTTCTTAATCACTTGAAGGGTGTGCTTGCTGCAAGTAGTTGAAgaaaagggttttccttggagAGAGTATAAAGACTAGGGTTTAATTTCTGATAACAAATTTTGTTACCAATTCTTGTTGTCTAGTTCAAAATTTTGAACATGTTTGTATCAAATTGATTGGTTACTATAACAAAGTTGCATGGCTGAGGAAGACAGAGAATGGGTTAAATAGAGAtgatattttaatatgtaacacTTGTCCTGGTTTATCTCACCCTTGTTCTTATCTGTTTACGCATGTTCTCAGTttggacttttttttttctgcaggCAATGTAACGTATGTACAAGTGAAACGCCTAAAACGACGATTGTACGAATACTTTATGATAACACCCaacaaatttgtttttcttttatagaaagaaagatgaaaaaATAACATGAAAGACGGAAGACGAATGTAAGAGGAGGGTGGAGTATATTTTGTGCTCAGATGAGCTCAAGGAACAATGCTTCTTGTTTGCTGCTCAAACCAAGATGGTTCAGAGTGGACTCACTTTCCCCATCCCCAAACGCATGACGAGGGTAAGGTCTCACCTGTTTCATCACCACACCAAAACTTAGACCAAGGACAACACCCGGACAAGCATAGCGTATTTGGCTTTACACTATCTTTACGCATTAGTAATGAAGAGAGATTTTATTGATAAAGATGCAGATGTTTTACCAGTCTGTAAGTCTTGGGTTTCACCACTCTGGCTATGTCTATGAAGTCGAACAGAGActgcaaaataaaaataaaaacagttaTTTAGGTCTCTGGTTTTTGAGTGAATGCAATAACAAAGTGAAAATTGGATTATTTTTTCACTTGGAGTTTGTCGGATCTAAGGAATCGGCGGCCATGTCTAGTTCCGTCTGGCATCCTGACTAGAAGAGTAATAGCATTCTCTTCGTCTGCATGTGGTTCCTTAGGTAGAGAAGCTTCTTTTGCATCTAGTTGCCTCTCTAGCTCCTGCATGCAACAACATTCAGAGGAAAATACGATAATCGTTCACTAATGTGCATTTGGTTTAGCTGATCTTGTCTATATAGTTTTCAGTCAAAATCCAAAATCAAGGAACTTGTTTCAACGAGGCCTTAGAAAGAGGTACGTACCTGTTCCTCCTCGTGTTTTCTTTGAGCTTCCTCCAGAAAAGCCTGTCTAGCAGTTTCTTCCTCTAACTGACGTGCCTCAGCATCTCTAACGGATTGTAGTTCTCTATCTCGGTCCGCTTGCAGGGATGCAAGATACTCATCATCCTGCTGTTCGCGTATCAACCTCTGAGCTGTCAGTGAAGGTGAAGGTGGACGTGGTGGTGCCCTCTGCTGAGGAAGTAAGAAGGGAAGATGATTATATCCAGTTTCGGGAATTCCACCAAACATGGCTGCCTCGAGCATGACAGCTTCATCATGTTCCTCAGACGAAATGCCTCCCCACTTGAGCATATACAAATAAGAGTATCAGTACTAGCTACTCTAGGATTCTAAGCGCTAAAAGTAATGCATGTGTACTAACTAGTCTTGTCCCAGTGCAAGAAGCAAAAACAGATTTTGTTGATACCTCAGAAGGAAACCTATTTCTATTGCCATTGTCCGCTTGATTATCTCCTTCAGGACTCGTGCTCCGGGAACGATCAGCATCAGGTTGGGCCAGAGATCCAGATGCCACACGTATTGGCCTGTGTCTAACAAGAGGTTCCTCATCATCAGAGTGATCCTCAAATGGTGAGCTAGGTGCAGCCAATCTAGACAATACACAAAATACAATTTGTTAGGCCTCAGTTTTCGACAAGGGGGAGATATTAAGGTCAGAGATAACAAAGTAGTAAAAAGCAGAACAGAAAAGAAGCAACAAACCTTCCATTCAGGGCTTGGGTACTACGTTCAGGTCCTTGAGCAGCAGCCGTTTCAGACGCTCCTGTTTCCGAGGTTGAGGCGTTAAACCCTCCTTGATTGCGCAAAACTTCTTCCTCCCCTGACTGCACTCACTTATGTTATGTTAAGAAAATAGATCCAAAGGGAAGATGAAGCAAAAAACGAGACAACCACAGACCTTCAATGACATTGTGACAGCTTTTGCTATGTCATCACCATCTCCCATGTGAGACGAAGACGGCGGCCTCTCAATGGGCAAATGATTACTTAAcacctatataaaaaaaaaataataataataagccaagaaagaaacaaaaatacagGTCATTCTCTTTGGAAAAGCTTACCTTTTTTGAGGCCTCaatggcagcttggatcatctCTTCTTCAATATCATTGTAATCTTGAATATTATTGGGTGCAGGTATAACTTGGCTACTTGTTCTTGTtggaacatcatcatcatcattaataATAGGACTAGGAGCATCATCTGATGGCCCAGTGCTATCCCTAACCTCTATAGGTATCACTAGAGGAGCCGGAATCACATCATCTATTTCCATTGCATTGTCTAGAGGGATGTTCACTGGTACTCTGCACAaagaagaaaattataaattttcagaAGAAAGAGATGATAAAAATAGTGAGATTGGAATGGATGGCATACGAATTTTGACATCCCTCGCTGTAATATGCATTCACAGCTTGACTAAGATCACCACTATTCTCCTGCATTTTCAATATCAATCAATTAGATATACTACTCAATCACATATCTATACATATCAATTTTGAACTTTAACTCAATCAGATCATCCAATCCAATGACCTAACATTCTGAAAATCAATCAGAGATCAATAGCCGATGATCGTGTCTCACGAACTTTCAATTTGGCTACTCTAGAAATTCCAATAAAGCAGACAACACATAGAGCATCTAAAAACATGGAAACAATAATAACCTGGAGCTTCTGAACGGCGACGGATACTGAGGCCCCCGTGATGCTAATGAAAGTGTCGATTGCTTCCTGATTCGGTGTTGCCATTAGAGTCCAACTTTTCTTAATGATTGATTGATGTTCCTTCTTATTGTTTTCCTTCTCGATGGGATGGAAGAGCATAGGTGACTAGGCCCGCGCATTTTAACCTCAATCCCAAAACCCAAATCCTAACAGGAACCACCTAAAACTATTCCATTCGAAACCTAACAGAAAATTTACAAATATCTTTCGGTCCAAAATTCTTTTATCCGAATAAAACAGAACCGAAAGGAATCAATCCGGATAGATCCAGACCCCCAAAAAACAAACTCGAATAGATCCGattcgaaaaaaaaatcgatatgTACCCGACATAAGAAAAAAAGGTATATCAGAAActatgattttttgtttgtattttatatatattattttattatttagttgaaatattttttgttaacaatatttattattattttgtaacatttttttagttatataagcttaaatgtaaaatttagatttcaaaaatgttttattttaattattaatagtttaatttaagttattttgtaaaattttagatatttatgaCAAACATCGACTAAGTTTGATGGAGTTTGGGTGTTTCATATCATTTTCAGATCTTAAATACTCGAATTCAAATCCGGACTCGAAAATTACGGATACTTTACAAGTATTTCAATTTTAAGATcttaattattcttttttttcataataatcTGCGTTCacaatactaaaataaatagtGAAAATATACTTTTATGATATTTGAAATGTATAGTATTCAAATTAAAATCAGATAATATCCTAAATAGGATTAGTTATAGGTTTATCACAAAATagtaacaaaatataatagtcATTAAACATATAAAAGGTATACATAAAAGTATACAATTATCTACAACTAcatgataaataaatattaaaataaaagtttcaaaattattatttcctTTCAGTTTAATCTGACTTTTATGTACAAcagattttctttctttttagtttACTTTTCAGTAAAGGATCTACCCATTTTGTAGAATGAGTTCTTAAAAATGTAAGaaatatatttcaatttaaattaaaagagtctattttgatcattttaaaGACTATTTTgagatatgttttaaaataaaataaaaattataataagaactatattatgtttaaaaaaaaaaataatagtagttgCTGCCCAAAAGaaggaatttttttaaacattgttAATACCGTCAGCAAAACAGTAAACCATAAATCCTAAATAGTAAACCATAAATCCTTAACACTAAACCTTAAccccttgggtaaatcctaaaccctaaatcataaacactaaacactaaatcctaaaaaCTAAACTCTAAACGCCGTCAGCAAAACTATaaatcctagaccctaaacctTAAGATTTACCCAACATTTTAGAATTTATccaaggatttagggtttatccaagaaTTTAGGATCTAGTGTTTAGGATTTATGGTTTTGTaacaatgttaaaaaaaatcttttttttgacagctagttctattttttatttattttatttaaaaaacatattatgatttaacaaatttttattattatttttttttagaacaatGAATATGAGATGGTAAACTGTTATTAGTTGGTGAACCTACAACTCAAGAAAAACTCaccattaaatatttatatgacaaagattttcattaaaatataatatagtaaaTAATTATCTACTGTAATAATATAGTATTCAAAATTATAATGTTAATTTGATTACaagttttttactttttactgattattatttaattatgcattttctattttaaattttgtaattttatgattaaaattcttattttcggGTAAGGATACAACATACATAAAATTCTCTAATGTTATGGTTACATAGGTTAATGGTAATGTTAATTCTATAAtagtttatatacatatataactaGGATGAGACCCGCGCCCTGCGCGGGatgagttttaatttttaaattttataatattacatatatattggATAATATTGCTATTTTCCATAggttttttaaatatttcaagaATTTTGCTTAGAATGCATAAGATATACgacaaaaccaaaaatatagtaaagaaataataagtgtattgtatttatataaatgatgtGGACCTTACAGCGCAGAGAGAGAGTGCCCGATCGGATCATAAATATTTGGTAGAATAGTATTACTCCATTGTCGATGGGCTTCTTTTGGATTTTGTTGAGACATTTTAATTCTTATATTGATGGGCTTATCTAAATCATATATGCTAATGGATCATTATTAATTATCAATTTTAATCtaattacttcttttttttgaaatacaaCCTAACAAACCgataataaaaatcataacatTAGAACTCTTTTCTCTTGCCATCGAGATTTCAAAAAGGGGGTTAGGGTTCACCATGTTTGATTTCTAATCGACGATCAAAGAATTCCAGTAGCAAAACTTACACAAACGGTTCATGTATATGAAATTATTATCTTCGAAGTCTGCTTCGTTCTCCTTGAAGTTAATCATTCTGCGCCGGTAACCGTCTTCGACATCCCCGAGACGATGAATAGCTAATTAGCTTCTCCGACAGATACTGAGTCACAGATCGATGTTATAATATTTGACCTCGTTAATCTCTCTATCTCTGACTAAACTCAAATGTTAGTTCCAAAATTCGTACTTTGTAATTTATTGTGTTGGACACGGGATTTTCCCAAAATGTATTTAGGTCCGTCTTCCTAGTAACTCATAATATAAAAGCCAAACgaagtatattaaataatatggAATGAAAACATTGCAAAAAGCATCATAAACAAAACTGAAACAAACTTACTATGTATTAATTTCTTAATATAATAAACTCTCTGGCTACGAACATATGTATTAATTTCTTGGTTGGCAACCACTTCACGTTTTGAATTTCAATTATcaagttaaaataattttattataaggtAACGTGGgaagataaaatattattaaatctaTTGTTTATGTCTTAGTGAGAAGAGAGTGACGTaagttagaaattttattataaggtaatgtgggaagTTTAAGAGCACGATATATTTGGATGGGAATAgcattttttataaatactcTAAGAAACTATGAATAGTTTAATATGTTGGCTGAGAGAGAATGTGGAACTGCCATCTAAGTATGGCATCCTtgtaaattttttctttttccaagGTTTCTTTTTCAAAATGTTTCTTCATTAATAAGTAAGAGATATTCATTAAAGGTAACGATCACTTTTAgttcctaccaaaaaaaaaaacaatcacttttagttttaaaagaaGATAACTTTTGAAGCCCGAGTTTATAGCGAAATAAATAATCGTCCGCACATTAATGAATAAGATGAGACGCAAAGAACCCTAGAGTTATAGATTCCCATTTTCAAGTGTGTGAACTGGTTGTGTTACCAGAGAAAGCTTATAGTGTTGCTTCTATGTGTAGATATCAGGGCCACCTGAGTTTCTAAACAACTGTATAGAAGCTGATGAAGAAGCTACAGCTAGAGATGCTGAGCACGCTAAGCGTCTTACCCGAAAAAAGAAGAAAGCTAAACCTAAAGGTACCCCACCAGTGCCATTCACATCCCCATGTTTAGTAGGTTCACTGGATGGATCATAGAGGGATAACATGAAAATAGATGTGAAAGGTTGATTTAGTAGCTTGTTTGGGTACACCTTAAAGCATACGTATGGTGAAATAGCAAACCAGGAACTGAGTTTGTTGTCTCTATCTAGTTTGGTTTTCTCGGTTAAGCACTGACTGTTTCAGCTGGTTTTGTAGGTGTTGTCGTGGAAGCAAAACCTCAACTAGTAGGGATCCATGAGAGAGTAAGAAACGATTTCGATGCAACCAATCCTAATGCAGAAGAAGCTGCAGATCTCTTAAGGTATAAATTAAGTCTCTTCATCATATTCTTTCCTATTATCACATCCGAGCTTCATTAGTGTTTTCTTTTCATGACTTTAGGATGTGTCTGCAATGTGGAGTGCTGAAAACATATACAAGCGCGAGAGTGATGGTATGCCCGGTTTGTGGTGACCGGCCGTTACCGGACTCAGGACGCCAAGAAGAGAGGCTCTGCGATCAAAGATAAAGAGAAGAGCAAAAGAATGAGAGGACAATCCTCTCACGCTTCTTGGAAAAGTGAAACCGAGATGCAACTAAGGCAACATTTCAATTAGTATGCTTCAGAACCTTCTTCTCCTTTTTTACTACATTGTTTCTCCATCCAAATCCAGTTTCTGTAACGTAACTTGTAACACAAAAAGATCATCTACAAAATTATTGATGTTAagagaaatacacaattttttttaagaactctAAAATTAGAGACTTGCAATGGAGGATATAAAAGTAGAAATTTCTTAACAAAGTCTCTTAGCCTAATAAACTCCTTAAATACTAATAAAAATTGGTTAAGAGACCCTTAATGGGTATCAtggataatgatgctcttagtCATCCACCATTGCCGCCACCTCCGTTCTGGCCATGGCGTCACCGTCTCCATCTTCAACCACCGTCGCCAGTAAAAGGTTCGTCATTCTCAAGCAGTTCTACAGCCTATAATATTCAGTTGTAGTGGATTTGACAAGTTCATTGGAATATGTTTTTACCATCTTTCTCTAGGAAATTgtattctttgtttttctttttgtgtcaGTGTGAGGTTTGACCAATGACACATAACAGCATTCACTTTTGCTTCTTTGAGGCTGATTCATATGATTGTTGTTTTGTAGAACTAAATCTAAGAGTGAGGAAGAGGCAATAAATACGAGTATCTTAAATCTTCCATCAATTCTCTTGGAAGTAATAATGTCTCGTCTTGTCTTAAAAGACAACATATGTGCATCAGCTGTTTGCAAGTCATGGTGTGAAGCTGCACTTAATTTCTACTAGAGGAAAAGCATCCTTGGCTTATGTGCTTTGATAATCGTTGCAGTTTGTTTGAACTACGTGATCCGGTACGATCGAAATTGTACACTTTGCATCTGCCAGAGCTGGCTGAATCAGCCGTGTGTTACATAAAAGACGGTTGGTTACTTATGTACACTTCTAGCTCCAAGGACATGTTTTTCTTCAACCCGTTTTCTCGGGAGCTCGTAAGCTTGCCTAAGTTCTCAAAAAGGAAGAAACTCATAGAATGGCAGAGGCAAATAGAGCGTTTGCACATTTTCGTTGCCATTGCAGGCAGTCGCGTTCTCTAGTCCTCCAACATCGGATAACTGTGTTTTGGTAGCGTTAGACTTCGTTACATCAGTTCAAGAGAGAAGGATAGTTATCAGCACATGCCATCCTGGAGCAACTGAGTGGACCACCGAGGCCTTTCCTACTGTTTTACCGTTTTATAGGCATAGCAAAATTGTCTACTGAATGAACAATTTTATTGCTTTACCATAGGAGGAGGCTACTTGTATTCCTTTCACCCATCTTCCCGGACATGGTTTCGTCATCAAGATGCATATGTGTATCATCAACTACGAGGTGAATGGGACAAGAGAGAAACTTTCTTGGCAGAGAGAAAAGGAGAGCTCTTTCTCATGTTTGCATGCAGTAAGGAGAAGCCACTAGTGTTTAAACTAGTCTCTTTGCAATGGGAGGAGGTGACTAGTACTGAGCTTGATGGTTTCACAACCTTCTTCAGTTCTTATAACTCTGAGTTGAGAAGTAATATCCCATTGATGAGGAACAACCTCTGCTTCCCATGGTTTGGTGACAAGCGCAAGCGATGTGTATCCAACTTTTTTGATAAAAGCAGGTATAATCCGCCTAATGCAAGTCTTAACTGGTTAGAACTTATCCCTTGTCACAAGAGCCTCTGGATTGTTCCGCCGAGTAACGTTTTTGACTATTTGTGAGAGCTTTGCAAGAAGATTGATTAGTTTTATATCTCTTCAGATAGACAAGTAGCCTTTATTCCCCCACTACCattgttttttagttttagCTTCTTCTATTTCTGATCCTAAGAGAACACTTGtgacaattttagcaaaaaaaaaagaagaaaaaaaagaacactTGTGATAAATTTGAAAGTCGCACACTCTATTGAATATATTCATAATGACAAAAAGAAACAAGGAACAACATGAAATCAACAAAGACACTTTTTAAACAGTAAAAGAAAAACCTAACACAGCCTTGGTCGTTCCCAACAACCACCTCATCGCTCAAGTTACATATCAAACGTCATCGTTAGCACCGGGAAACCTCGGGACGATAACATCAATCCCGACTCGTATCCTCTCAATCTCCGGCGAATCAGACTCGGACTCGCGCTTCTTTAAATCAAAGATTTTGAAAGTTAACGTATAAACAATGTCAGAGTAAGAAGGGACTTGGATCATCTCAAGAATCTGAAACACGTTGGCTTGTATCTGCTCCCTATCGCCACCGATGAGCCAATCTCTATCGAACTCGTGGGTTTGACGAAGGATTCGAGTTTCTAAATTGCATAAGTCTTCGTCTGAATCTGAATCAGAGTTTGGTTCGGGGGCTCGCCTGTAAACCAATTTGATAAGATACAACTTGGAGAAGAATATGACGTGGCCATCTTCACCATGATCAAATCAATAGTTTCAAtagtttatctttatttattttatgtttagtgGAAAGGTGTAGTGGATGTGTTAGTTGCCCATGTCCATGTTCACGTAGTAGTTAGTTTGTTTCCTTACTTTTGTATTTAAACATGAGTTGGGAAAGAGaacaagaaataaaaagaaaattgtagTAACTTGTGTTTTGTTCTATTTAGTTTGTTCTTTCACAAACTCTCTTAGCTTTGAGGAGGGGCCTTAATTGGCATCAAAGCAAACTTGTGTTCTAAGGTATCAAAGGGGTTGATTAAGTTCACTCctaacaattggtatcagagcacttcTATCCTGCGGCTTCGCTTCACCGATTTGATCCGGACCACTTAACTGTGGTATCAAGTCAAAACACAttccacccaaaaaaaaaaaaaatcttgttgtCATCTATGTTATGGGAATCAATGGAGAGTGCATTGAAGATTTAAAGACCAACCTCCTCAGCAAAGTACATGATGAGATCCAAAAGATGAAGATTGATATGATGAAGCAATTCATCAATCTTGGAGAAACCATAAACCATCTAGCGGAGATAGTAAGAGAGATGAAAGCTGGTGATGGAAGAGTCAATGGTGGTACTGCATCTCAACCAGCTACACGGATCATGAAGGGTGCAGCGGATCTGCAGGTTCCGGAAGAATCCATGGAGCTGTACGACTGGATCTATGGAGCTCCTATCTTTGATGTCTATGACGATGAAGAGCCAAGCTATGATGTCTTTGATGATGCGGTTCCGATCAatggtgatgaagactcgtccTTTCTAGGCTTTGagtatattgaaaaaaatattcaagcCATGGATTCGAAGATTGTTGAAGACTCAAGCTTTGCTCCTTTACCGAACAAGGACATATTCAAAGAATTCATTGATGTGTCCCATATTGAAGCCGTTATCACACGAATTTGGATCCAAAGCGTTGCGCACAAAACATATGGGCGCTCCATTACTGCTCCTACGCATCCAATCCAGAGCCATGAACTGCCTACCTCAAAACCAAAGATGCTCAACGAAGAACAACCAGTTCCTGGTAAACCACCACCGTCATGTGTATTCAGAAAAGGGGTTCTAGCTACAAGTCATTCACCTCCACTCCGCCACAATGCGATTCTTCTTATCAAACCTGAACGTGTCTTCCAAAGTCGGCTTGTGAGACAAGAAAGCTATGTGGAATCAGAGAAGCTTCCATATTTTGTGTCAAACCTTGAGGACAAGGTTGTTTGGAGGAATGGAGTATTGATAAGATACAACTTGGAGAAGAATATGACGTGGCCATCTTCACCATGATCAAATCAATAGTTTCAAtagtttatctttatttattttatgtttagtgGAAAGGTGTAGTGGATGTGTTAGTTGCCCATGTCCATGTTCACGTAGTAGTTAGTTTGTTTCCTTACTTTTGTATTTAAACATGAGTTGGGAAAGAGaacaagaaataaaaagaaaattgtagTAACTTGTGTTTTGTTCTATTTAGTTTGTTCTTTCACAAACTCTCTTAGCTTTGAGGAGGGGCCTTAATTGGCATCAAAGCAAACTTGTGTTCTAAGGTATCAAAGGGGTTGATTAAGTTCACTCCTAACACAATTCGAAATCGAAGACAAAGGAGAAGTTAGGGTTTTTTAGGTTATGTTGAGTGTCGGTGAAGACTGGGTCGAAGGAGATGAAGGTGTCGGGTTCGTCGTCGCAGTACCCATACCAAACCATGATTTGTTATTGTAAGAAAGATTTATGAATGCCAAATTGGATTCGTTGTTTAGGGacgagaatagagagagagagtttaaagAGAACAGAAAGAGTTAGAACTCTGAATCACTTGTTTAGAGGTCGAGAAGTATACTCATATTTATATTAGGTTTTATTTCCTCTTTTCCGTTTAAGCGCtttccttttttcctttttattattattatcttagaTTTCCTTCTTTCTAAGTTCTGACTTTCCGCTTTCGCATTTGACTTGtctaattatatttaatgattAGGGCGCATTGTATTATATTTGTGGTATAAGCTTTGTATTTTGATTTGGAGATAATGGTATTTGAAAATACAAGCTATTTGATATAATTGGTATCGGTGGTAAGTGCCAATAGGATTAAATTCTGTTTTATTGTAGTTTTTATGTGTTTATGGATTTTAGGATActtgttttattttggtattTAGTTTGATAGTAAAAGCTGTTTTGATGGACTGATTCgataaaagtataataaataGCTGAAAAATTACCAGATTTTTATATcagattatttaatataaattttatacttaatatatatatatatatcttattatatatataaagcttggttcttcaaagttgctaattaacatgatcgcgacatATGGCAACTATGTATTTTATGATTGTGACATGTGATaatctatctcataattaaaa comes from Brassica rapa cultivar Chiifu-401-42 chromosome A02, CAAS_Brap_v3.01, whole genome shotgun sequence and encodes:
- the LOC117131969 gene encoding F-box protein At4g00893-like; this encodes MGIMDNDALSHPPLPPPPFWPWRHRLHLQPPSPVKGGGYLYSFHPSSRTWFRHQDAYVYHQLRGEWDKRETFLAERKGELFLMFACSKEKPLVFKLVSLQWEEVTSTELDGFTTFFSSYNSELRSNIPLMRNNLCFPWFGDKRKRCVSNFFDKSRYNPPNASLNWLELIPCHKSLWIVPPSNVFDYL
- the LOC103853507 gene encoding plant UBX domain-containing protein 8 isoform X2, which translates into the protein MEIDDVIPAPLVIPIEVRDSTGPSDDAPSPIINDDDDVPTRTSSQVIPAPNNIQDYNDIEEEMIQAAIEASKKVLSNHLPIERPPSSSHMGDGDDIAKAVTMSLKSGEEEVLRNQGGFNASTSETGASETAAAQGPERSTQALNGRLAAPSSPFEDHSDDEEPLVRHRPIRVASGSLAQPDADRSRSTSPEGDNQADNGNRNRFPSEWGGISSEEHDEAVMLEAAMFGGIPETGYNHLPFLLPQQRAPPRPPSPSLTAQRLIREQQDDEYLASLQADRDRELQSVRDAEARQLEEETARQAFLEEAQRKHEEEQELERQLDAKEASLPKEPHADEENAITLLVRMPDGTRHGRRFLRSDKLQSLFDFIDIARVVKPKTYRLVRPYPRHAFGDGESESTLNHLGLSSKQEALFLELI
- the LOC117131970 gene encoding uncharacterized protein LOC117131970 codes for the protein MDMDGHVIFFSKLYLIKLVYRRAPEPNSDSDSDEDLCNLETRILRQTHEFDRDWLIGGDREQIQANVFQILEMIQVPSYSDIVYTLTFKIFDLKKRESESDSPEIERIRVGIDVIVPRFPGANDDV
- the LOC103853507 gene encoding plant UBX domain-containing protein 8 isoform X1, which produces MLFHPIEKENNKKEHQSIIKKSWTLMATPNQEAIDTFISITGASVSVAVQKLQENSGDLSQAVNAYYSEGCQNSVPVNIPLDNAMEIDDVIPAPLVIPIEVRDSTGPSDDAPSPIINDDDDVPTRTSSQVIPAPNNIQDYNDIEEEMIQAAIEASKKVLSNHLPIERPPSSSHMGDGDDIAKAVTMSLKSGEEEVLRNQGGFNASTSETGASETAAAQGPERSTQALNGRLAAPSSPFEDHSDDEEPLVRHRPIRVASGSLAQPDADRSRSTSPEGDNQADNGNRNRFPSEWGGISSEEHDEAVMLEAAMFGGIPETGYNHLPFLLPQQRAPPRPPSPSLTAQRLIREQQDDEYLASLQADRDRELQSVRDAEARQLEEETARQAFLEEAQRKHEEEQELERQLDAKEASLPKEPHADEENAITLLVRMPDGTRHGRRFLRSDKLQSLFDFIDIARVVKPKTYRLVRPYPRHAFGDGESESTLNHLGLSSKQEALFLELI
- the LOC103853509 gene encoding uncharacterized protein LOC103853509 codes for the protein MAISDDLPPQLTKDVKRRSRKRRTVKSKDLEVLISVATRAAHIARDKGFHVVSPEAIRCVEVLRMMRSLPLTPRVIVKTDALRSLRFLATNGNPKIRSESKSLLNHLKGVLAASS